The Acidobacteriota bacterium region TAGGTATGAATGATGTACCAGTTTTTTTCCATTTTAAGGGCTTCCACGGCTGGGTCCTTATAACGACTTCCCCCAGTTCAGAATATAGGAAACCAGACGGGAGAAAAATTCGTCGCAAATCATAAAGTAGAATCCAAACAGAAAAGTAGTGATGATCACCATCACCGTCGTGCCGTAGACCTCCTGTTTGCCAGGCCACGTGACCCGCTTCATTTCCGCACGGACGTCTTTGACGTACATGCCAAACTTGCCAGCGACCTCTTTACCTGCTGCCAGTTCA contains the following coding sequences:
- the secE gene encoding preprotein translocase subunit SecE, with amino-acid sequence MANELAAGKEVAGKFGMYVKDVRAEMKRVTWPGKQEVYGTTVMVIITTFLFGFYFMICDEFFSRLVSYILNWGKSL